In Procambarus clarkii isolate CNS0578487 chromosome 13, FALCON_Pclarkii_2.0, whole genome shotgun sequence, the following are encoded in one genomic region:
- the LOC138364363 gene encoding zonadhesin-like, whose protein sequence is MQNTKELRVVPSRLRVVPSGLRVVPNGLRVVPSGLRVVPSGLRVVPSGLRVVPNGLRVVPNGLRVVPNGLRVVPSGLRVVPSGLRVVPSGLRVVPSGLRVVPSGLRVVPSGLRVVPNGLRVAPSGLRVAPSELRVVPNGLRVVPNGLRVVPNGLRVVANGLRVVPNGLRVVANGLRVVPNGLRVIPNGLRVVPSGLRVVPNGLRVVPNGLRVVPSGLRVVPNGLRVVPNGLRVVASGLRVIPNGLRVVPSGLRVVPNGLRVVPNGLRVVPSGLRVVPNGLRVVPNGLRVVASGLRVVPNGLRVAPSGLRVVPNGLRVVPNGLRVAPSGLRVVPNGLRVVPSGLRVVPNGLRVVPNGLRVVPNGLRVVPSGLRVVPNGLRVVPNGLRVVPSGLRVVPNGLRVAPNGLRVVPNGLRVVPSGLRVVPNGLRVVPSGLRVVPNGLRVVPNGLRVVPSGLRVVPSGLRVVP, encoded by the coding sequence ATGCAAAATACAAAGGAACTTCGAGTAGTTCCTAGCCGACTTCGAGTAGTTCCTAGCGGACTTCGAGTAGTTCCTAACGGACTTCGAGTAGTTCCTAGCGGACTTCGAGTAGTTCCTAGCGGACTTCGAGTAGTTCCTAGCGGACTTCGAGTAGTTCCTAACGGACTTCGAGTAGTTCCTAACGGACTTCGAGTAGTTCCTAACGGACTTCGAGTAGTTCCTAGCGGACTTCGAGTAGTTCCTAGCGGACTTCGAGTAGTTCCTAGCGGACTTCGAGTAGTTCCTAGCGGACTTCGAGTAGTTCCTAGCGGACTTCGAGTAGTTCCTAGCGGACTTCGAGTAGTTCCTAACGGACTTCGAGTAGCTCCTAGCGGACTTCGAGTAGCTCCTAGCGAACTTCGAGTAGTTCCTAACGGACTTCGAGTAGTTCCTAACGGACTTCGAGTAGTTCCTAACGGACTTCGAGTAGTTGCTAACGGACTTCGAGTAGTTCCTAACGGACTTCGAGTAGTTGCTAACGGACTTCGAGTAGTTCCTAACGGACTTCGAGTAATTCCTAACGGACTTCGAGTAGTTCCTAGCGGACTTCGAGTAGTTCCTAACGGACTTCGAGTAGTTCCTAACGGACTTCGAGTAGTTCCTAGCGGACTTCGAGTAGTTCCTAATGGACTTCGAGTAGTTCCTAACGGACTTCGAGTAGTTGCTAGCGGACTTCGAGTAATTCCTAACGGACTTCGAGTAGTTCCTAGCGGACTTCGAGTAGTTCCTAACGGACTTCGAGTAGTTCCTAACGGACTTCGAGTAGTTCCTAGCGGACTTCGAGTAGTTCCTAACGGACTTCGAGTAGTTCCTAACGGACTTCGAGTAGTTGCTAGCGGACTTCGAGTAGTTCCTAACGGACTTCGAGTAGCTCCTAGCGGACTTCGAGTAGTTCCTAACGGACTTCGAGTAGTTCCTAACGGACTTCGAGTAGCTCCTAGCGGACTTCGAGTAGTTCCTAACGGACTTCGAGTAGTTCCTAGCGGACTTCGAGTAGTTCCTAACGGACTTCGAGTAGTTCCTAACGGACTTCGAGTAGTTCCTAACGGACTTCGAGTAGTTCCTAGCGGACTTCGAGTAGTTCCTAACGGACTTCGAGTAGTTCCTAACGGACTTCGAGTAGTTCCTAGCGGACTTCGAGTAGTTCCTAACGGACTTCGAGTAGCTCCTAACGGACTTCGAGTAGTTCCTAACGGACTTCGAGTAGTTCCTAGCGGACTTCGAGTAGTTCCTAACGGACTTCGAGTAGTTCCTAGCGGACTTCGAGTAGTTCCTAACGGACTTCGAGTAGTTCCTAACGGACTTCGAGTAGTTCCTAGCGGACTTCGAGTAGTTCCTAGCGGACTTCGAGTAGTTCCCTAG